The sequence AGTTCGACGTACCGCCTCCTCTGAGTCCTAACACGCAGTACCAAACGACCCATACTGTCAACGTTCCTCAGACACAGCAGCCCCAGTCTGTACAGCAACAGGCCCTGCAGCAACAGCAAAGCGCTCTCTTGCAGGAACAGCAACTCCAGtttcagcagcagcaggagcagctggAAGAGCAAAGGCGACAGCTAAGGCTTCAGCAGGAGAAGCTCGAAGCCTTGCAGAGAGATCTCGAGCAACAGCAGCAGAGTTTCCGACAGCAATACGAAAAGCAGACGCAGCAACACGTCTTAACGCAGCCTGAGCCGCAACCCCAGCCGTCCCAGCAGCAGTTCCAGTACCAGACGCAAAACACTCTCTCAGGAGGGTACACTtcaccctactactactacccacaCCAGTATGACTACGATTTCCCCGCAGGCTTCGCTTTCGCAGGGCTTCCGGTCGTGAAGCCTCCAGTAGGGGCGAAGAGAGTACACCCCGAGGAACCCTTCTCGGCTGGGCATACGGCTTCCAGGGTGAATATCCGCCCGCCTGTGGCTCCTCATCGGAATTACGCGACTCATAGCAATCCGATCACCGCCGGACACACGAAGGACCGTCGACACCACAGTAGCTATGTCATTGGACTTGCTCGTTAGTCCTACTCTCTTCGGTCAGTGGCTTTTGGAGTTTTAAAGTGTATGATGATTCCTGCAACGAATAATGGGCTAATGGACTGACAGATCGCCTTTAGAAGAATAATGATTCCATTAGTATTATGACAGATGGTAGAGCTATGTACCAAAGTCATCAACGCCACAAAGCATCTTTAAAATTTATCAGTATGGGCGTCCGTGTTTGGGGGCTGAGGTGTGGGTGCTGACAGAATGTTGGTGGCGGGCGGGGGCGATGTCGTTGCGTGTGGATGTTTGGAATCCAGTCTAACCGACGTGTTACCATTCCTCTTATGTCTGTTATCGTGTCACTGCTGATATCTCTTATTTTACCAGAACTTGAGGTTAGTCTCTGCAAGCGTTTCCTTCTGGTTGTAAACGAGCCAGTTAGTTTTGGCGTCTCATCGGAATTTTACAAGTTGACAGGGCTGTCACTGCAGGAGTTTCCCCTTCGGTGTACACACTTCAAGGGCAGTCACTGCAGGAGTTTCCCCTTCGGTGTACACGCTACAAGGGCAGGCACTGCAGGAGTTTCCCCTTCGGTGTACACACTACAAGGGCAGGCACTGCAGGAGTTTCTCCTTCGATGTAAACGCTACAAGGGCAGGCACTGCAGGAGTTTCCCCTTCGGCGTACACACTACACGGGCAGTCACTGCAGGAGTTTCCCCTTCGGTGTACACACTACAAGGGCAGACACTGCAGGAGTTTCCCCTTCGGTGTACACACTACACGGGCAGGCACTGCAGGAGTTTCCCCTTCGGTGTACACACTTCAAGGGCAGTCACTGCAGGAGTTTCCCCTTCGGTGTACACGCTACAAGGGCAGGCACTGCAGGAGTTTCCCCTTCGGTGTACACACTAAAATGAGTCTCCCCTGACTTGTACTTTTACACCACATTGTTCGAATATGGTAACATGAACTCCATGAacattgtataattgttatctAACAATATGTTGTTAACTACTTTAGTTTATAGGGAATTTAGAGATAGAATTgtaaattattaataaatatcttAATGTATATCACATTATTTGACCACTGTAGTAGCAGTACCAGGAACAGTAGTAGAAGGTTAAAAATACGAAAGAATAACACATACAGAATCAAGTGCCAgtgacaaaaatagaaaacaaaaaatacgaaaaagaattcTGATAACTTAGTAGAAAACCTAAGACGAGATAATAATATGAGAAAGGGCGATAAAAGCAAAAGAATAACAACAGAGGAACGCATTAAATCGAAACAGTAAGACtgcaagaataataaaacaataaagacagaaataaacattATATTACATGTCTGATAAGCAATAGTTGAAAACAGCACTAAAAtcaatgaaatagataaagagagaataataaaacctGAAAGACTAAAAGCAACAAAGCAGAAGTGATATGtataagacaaaacaaaaaagcaatacGGTACAGAAAAACAGTGGGTAAGCAATATTAAGAACAAatttaaaagataaacaaaggaaaatgaacatGAGATTAATTGATTATTCAATATACTGGCGCATCAACAACTCATTAGCGAATGGCGTTAGTTGTTGATAAATCAATctaattcattattttcatttccattaagaATTTTGAGAGTCTTTGTAGAGAATAACGCAATTATTTTTGGTTCTTAAAAAATTGCATATATGGATTCAAACTAATTCAGAATGTTACCATTACTTTATCAATTAACATACTGAGGACATCCAGTCAGAGTACAAGCTCGGCAAATGTTTCAAGGTGCTTCAGCAGAGAGGAAACAAATATTGAAActgtttattatatttaattaGGTCACTGACTGTCATTGGTTTGTGATGtcattaatgaaaaaaaacaactataGTTAGGGTAAAACGTAGTGCAATTCAAGGTCAAGCGCGAGTGAAACTGGGATGTTGCCCTTATTGGATCATAGGCCGCAGTCCAAAGTGtataacagacacagacacacacacacacacacacacatattatataaatataatttatatctattatatatacacatttatatatatgtatatacataaatacacacacacacacacacacatgtatatatatatatatatatatatatatatatatatatatatatatatatatatatatatatatatatatatatatatatatatatatatatatatatatatatatatatatatatatatatatatatatatatatatatatatcgtatctcacacacacacgcatatatgtgtgtgtacacgcactcatacatatttttatgacattatatgtgtatgtataatgtatatatatatatatatatatatatatatatatatatatatatatatatatatatatatgtataaatttatataatatatataaatatatatatatatatatatatatatatatatatatatatatatatcaatatatatatatatatatatatatatatatatatatatatatatatatatatgtatgcacatatatataagcatacgtatgtatgtgtgtttgcgtataaataattacatatatatatatatatatatatatatatatatatatatatatatatatatatatatatatacatacatatatatatatatatatatatatatatatatatatatatatatatatatatatatatatatacacatatattcgtcTTGATAGAAAGTCGTAAAGATGCAACTTTTGACAGTATGACAAGATTGTAGTCATGTGGGTGTTCGACCAGGAATGGCAGGTGCCCAAGCCTAGCCACAGGGAAGAAATACAGAAAGGTTTTCCCGCTAATCGCCTGCGGGACTCCTCTCGATTTTCTTTTCTCGGTTtacttccacttttttttttctaaagtttaGCCTTACTTATTTTTAAAACCTGATTCCCCAGTTTACGATTGGAATGGTTCTTAACTAATCAGAGCCACCTCGTACATATCCAGTTGTCATGACCAGTCATTATCACTCTTAAAAAagcgatacatttttttttttcttttttcaaacagGAAATAAGCTATTTGGCGGGAGACCGAGGACGAAGTTCCCGGATAGGAAAATACAGTGATTGACCAGGggcctgttcatatatatatatatatatatatatatatatatatatatatatatatatatatatatatatatatatatatatatatatatatatataaacggcgATAATTGTGGATTTGTaccccaatcacacacacacacatactaattcCCTTGGAAATAGGATAGTGTTCTCTCTGAAAGAAACCtgctcttttcattattatcttttcgaCTATCATTAAACatcagttttatgattattaatggcatttgttatcattattagtattactttatgattattatccaccctattactactattatcaatgtcgttatcattattttccctttaCAATTAGTATgaacatgattattatcgttatcgctatACTAATGACGTTATTGTCAATAGTCTATTCTATTTTCGGTATCTATTACTACGTTTAATGTTATTTATTCACTATTATGTTCGATATTGTCCTTATAACATTCACTATCCCTAAcggctttatcattatcgttataatattACCTTATGATTAACTAATTTGAATAATTATCATAGTCAAAAATATACTGAAATCTTATAGTTAAACATTTGAACCTAACTTTCTGCCATCGTTCAGTGAATATACATAAGTGTACTGATGACTTGAGAATACAATGCGCTGATATCGTTAAATGATAGACGGTAAATATTGCTTTTGATTTTGTGTTGATCTATATACTTACTCCTTAGTATGTTTACAGCAATAGTGAGACCAAAGACGATGGAAAATCTTTTTAAAACATTCAATGTTAGATGAAAAGGACAAACTCTGGGGTATTATTTTTCGCAAAGGTTCTTGTCTGCGTTCACATATCATGAATtgggtcacacacatacacacaaatataaaataattaataaataaataaacaaacaaacaaataaggacaatcaattgaaagaaagaaataaagtacaaataaaaaaaacaattgaaacaAATAAGGTACAAATAAAGACAATCAATtgagacaaataaatgaaatgcaTATAAAGACAATCaactgaaacaaataaataaagtacaaataaagataatcaatataaacaaataaatgaaaacaaacaaataaagtacAAACGCAACACGTACATAAACATCATTACAACAAATGACAAATCAGCTGCATGTTGACCCAGTGACACTTAGGAGTAATTCCACTTCCCAATATAAGGAGGAGGAACAACAGCGGGAGGCAAAGGCACTGCCTGGGGCGTGGGAGAGGCAGCTGACCTCGCCACGCCCAAGGAACCATCGCATCGTGACGGTCGCCTCCTGCCGTTCGCATCGTGTCCTTTATTCCTGTGGCGAATCCTGGAGACGAAGCAGGTTTTGTTTACTTTCCTTTCGTCCTTTCGCTTTTCATTTATTTCGTTCtccttaaaataaaataaaagattttagttatctctttcttcctttctttgagaTTTATgtctctgagtgcttttagttattattgttatttttatcattatgactatcgttgttattatcattatcgttattattggtatcattgttgtggttattatcacaatttttattattatcatcatgattatgataatcaccatcattatcagtgtaatcatcattaccattatggacataactgtcatcattatcaatatcgctttcctcattatgatcattatcattactactactactactactagcataatgatagtgataatcaatatcattactttcactTGACGAAGATGCACGTGATAGGTTGGTGAAAACTGCCACTAGGTTGACAAATTGGTGACAAtacccaaataataataatgacgaatatTTTGTTATGGCCAACAACCATTCAGGTGCATTTTCAatctcagaaaagaaagaaagaaagagagaaaaaaaggaaggaaggtaggaagtaaaaaggaagaaattaaggaagaaagaaagaagaggatggcaATTCggtaagggaatgaaggaagaggtttaagaaaaggataagaagaaaaaaaaaatgataggaagGATAGTGCTCATGGCAAAGAAattaggaaaaatgaaaaaaaagtaatcgCAAAGGAAGAGTTTGGTTGAAGAAGGAAGGATGTGCGAAGAAAAGTGCGAAGGAATATGAATAAAAGGAACAAGCGAATGGGGGAgaacggataatgataatagtgataaaaactaacaggatgatggtaacaatgataataaaacaataaacgatagacaaagaaatagatgaaaggggAATTCGAACCAACAAGACGAAGATGTAAAAGAAtagaagtataatgataatgaaaatggtaattaacTTACAGACAAATAAGGCGCgcgttctatgtatatatatatatatatatatatatatatgtatatatatatatatatatatatatatatatatatatatatatatatatatatatatatatatatattcatactatgtgcatatacatacgtgtatacgcacacacacagacacacacatatacatatattatatatatatatatatatatatatatatatatatatatatatatatcatttatattatatatatataagctatatatacattatatatatatatatatgtataaacatatatgtatgtgtgtgtttgcatgtgtgtacacgtatccccacacacacacattactatactgtatatatatgtgtgtgtgtgtgtatgcaaatatatatatatatatatatatatatatatatatatatatatatatgaataaatacatttgcatgtacatatataggtacatatatgtctatgtatgtatctatctatctatctatctatctatctatctatatatatatatatatatatatatatatatacatatatatataacatatatatatatatagatatatatatatatatatatatgatatatatatatatatatatatatgatataatatatataatatatatatatatatatatatatatatatatataaatcaatagatacatttgcatgtacatatatatatatatatatatatatatatatatatatatatatatatatatatatatatttatatatgcattatatatatatatatatatatatatatatatatatatttcaaatatgtatattatatattttgtatatgtatatcatatattttgtatatgtataagttatatatacattatacatatgtatacacacacatatgtatgtgtttgtgtgtgtgcgtgcatgtgtgtacacgtatccacacacacacaaacaatggaCAATGAGGCGATAATGAAAAGACAAAAGTCTTAAGACTTTTAAGGAAAGTCATTACCGTCAGCTGACCTTCGCTTAGGTTAGAAGGGCGTGTATGTGACCGTTTGGGAAAGTGTGCATGAGTGaaaatgattttatttctttcttttttttgtactttcgAGTGTACAGCATGTATAAAGAGATTCATTCAgacttgtttatgtgtatgcgtgattatacatatatacgtaatacacacacacacacagatatatatatgtatatatatatatatatatatatatatatatatatatatatgtgtgtgtgtgtgtgtgtgtgtgtgtgtgtgtgtgtgtgtgtgtgtgtatatatatatatatatatatatatatatatatatatatatatatatgtatgtatatgtatgtatgtatgtatgtatgtataagtatatacatatctatctatttatctatttatatatatacatacatatatacacacatatatgtacatctctctctctctctctctctctctctctctctctctctctctctctctctctatatatatatatatatatatatatatatatatatatatgtgtgtgtgtgtgtgtgtgtgtgtgtgtgtgtgtgtgtgtgtgtgtgtgtgtgtgtgtgtgtgcgtgtgtgtgtgtgtgtgtgtgtgtgtgtgtgtgtgtgtatgtgtgtgtgtgtgtgtgtgtgtgtgtgtgtgtgtgtgtgtgtgtgtgtgtgtgtgtgtgtgtgtgtatgtatgtatgtatgtgtgtgtgtgtgtgtgtgtgtgtatgtatgtttgtgtgtgtgcctgtatgtctgtgtgtgtttgtagacacacccacacaaacacacacacacacagacacacacacacagacacacacacacacacacacacgcacacacacacacacacacacacacacatatatatatatatatatatatatatatatatatatatatatatatatatatatattatacatatacacatacaggcaacaaaaataaatcacatatagatttatagacagaATTACAGTGAAGATACTCGGAAATCGCTAAAGTGCACAAAGAGGTCATTAATCTGACAGGAAAAAAACtaccacacacatatttatcttcgTAGACTTCAGGAAaacatttgatttgattttttgagGAAAGTAATGCAAGTCCTCAGTAACCTGACCGTTGCCGAGTCTATAGATTATTGTTACTCCTTaggattataacaattattaaaaGGCACAACAATAAGACACTTTAACGGCAGAAAAAGACGAATTCAGTTAACTTGTCTAACCAACGCAGACTTTGTTGACAACCTAACATTCCTctcaaggccctatcacactatcactttttccgtgtattttttgcgtttccgaataaactttccgtatgaaaatcgactgatctatgtaaacaaacatggcgctattggagtgaggtcccgggaatcacacgaacattctcgtaCATATTACATTGTCTTAAAGAaacatgatgatgtatattgtatatacgaatgttctaaaatatttgtttacgtttacattcactcatcctatctaatttattaacagCACAAGATCAAGGCGGAAATTAGTCTTcatctgggaggcgttccgtttgcaaatgatacttgcggagagcctcaaattcagacggaaacgaaaAGATTGACGGAAGAAGTGATAGTGTGATATGACCTTCAGACAACTTCGAAGATGCACAAGCTCTCTTATGGACAAAGGGACAAACAGCTACATGCCTTGGGCTAATCACTAACAATGGAAAAACAGAGTACATGTGGCTACGAGAACATCCAGCGGAATAACAAAGAACATCTCACCGTGAACCAGAACTACTTAAGATCAAGTGACTTCCAGTACCTGGATTCTCGGGTTAAAACACCAAGAAAAACAtcagcgaaagaaaaacaaaatagaccGATGTCATTTGGAAATCTAAGATACCAAGGAAATCGAACTTGAAAGCGTAATACTTTCGAGAAAGTATTGTGAAATTGAGACAAACATTTAGGTGACTCCTAGACAGAAGTATTCTTTCATGAGTTGAACATCAACTGGAGACAGTATATCACCACTGTATCACATCATCACTGTAGAATATATGAGGGACTCATCAAATTGGTTGTAATTTGGAAGCGAACTTTTTGACACGAACTAcctttattacatacatatgtgcgcgcACGCTTATGATTGTTTGTGTGCTACCATATGTTTGTgagggtttgtatatatatatatatatatatatatatatatatatatatatatatatatatatatatatatatatatatatatatatgaggatagaACAGCCCTTAAGTAGAATAAAAtttaagatgaataaataaaatttaaaggaAATGTTTGAATAAcgatataagtaaataaaattatttatagAAGAATACTGAGGACTTTAGTCGTAGTTTGTCTCGCCTGACCAActctatttttgttataataaatTTATTCCCATGACTTCAGGACCCAAGTTTCATAAATAGATAATCTATCTTTCATgtcccacgcacacacaggcagacatgcTCGTACGGAAACAAACACACTAGGCAATAAATTCATTGTGCGCATCATACTAATAGCACACGATCCCATGCATGGCTTAGCGAGTTGGCCTAATTCGCGGATCAGCTGTCCGAAGGTCGCCCTCGTTCGTCTCAGGTAGAAACGGAAGAGGAAATGCCACAGACGCATGGGAAACAGGGGGACGACACGGAAAacgggagaaaatgaagaggaaatggTACGGGAGGTTTTAACCTGGATAtacaaatggaaggaaaaaaggtcCAGAAgcatagaaagaagggagacaataacataagggaaagagagggaggcgatAGCCTGGGCATGTAAACGGAATAGTAAAATAAACGAGTGGAATATGGGAAATAAGGATATTAACTGGGAGTAAAAAGTATAGAGGcgtgggaaaaaggagggggcaTTTACCTGGggataataaaaggaagaggaaacggtaCAATGACATTTAAAACAAGGAAGGCGACATCTTGGGGATACACATGGAAGGAGAAACGGTACAAGCCATAGAAatcaagggagaagggaaggggcgataATACAGGAGTAGTAACGGTACAGAgacgcaaaataaataaaaaaataaaaaaatgataaataaaaaataataattataataaagaagagaGCATTAACCTTTTTTATTTACCTAAAAATGCATAGTAACAAATGAAAATACACGCAGAAAATAGGTTGTCATACGCAAactaacacaaataaacaaatgtaaataaacGCAAAATGTAAATTATGAGGTATTACGTCGCGTTTTGTAGATACGTGATGGTCTGTAGTCAGAAATCTCTCGTTATATTACTGGCGTTGGTAATGGCAGAAGTCATTATATGTGTCTCACTTTAGAGCTTCTGCAAATATGCTGCAGATATAGTTATGACCATCGTAGGTAATTTATTAATTATTCCCTTTATCATGATAAGAATTTTCagtttgctattgttattaccctttatcatggttattatcatcgatGTAAAAGATTGGATagtaatatagaagaaaaaagaaatagatgtaaatgcagaaaaaaaatatgaaaggatgCGATATcgaaaaaagggaaagtcacaGGGGCAGTCTTATGTGAAGCTAGAAAAGAAACCATGACAGGATTGCAAGTAAAACATGTGTTATTCATGAACTTTGGAGGTTCGTTATCATCTACAGCGCGAGAGGGGTGTTTCGAAATAGATTAAACAATTCATATGGATTTATATAGATTTTAATTTCATAGTATTTTTATGACACAAGTTTGTACACCGTAGCTATACAAGGCGCAGCGACCAACCCGAAGGCTCTGTCGCTGCGCCGGGCGGCCACGCCAGGATCCGCCgtcgaagaaagaaacagaaggagtcTTAGGGGGACGGGAAGCGTCCTGCAGGATCCAGTCATTGGGCCAACTTAGGCCTCCTCAGCGGCCTCCTCAGCGGGCTTAGCGGCGACGACGTAGGGGTAGGGCACAGCGCCGTAGGCTCCGGCAAGGGGCAGACCAGCGTAGGTGCCGGCAAGGGGCAGTCCAGCGGCGTAGGTGGCGACCTGGGGCACGGCAGCCTGCACGGCGACCTGGGGGAAGGTGTAGCCGACCTGGGGGATCTTGTGGGTGATGAAGTCAGTGGAGGTCTTGACAATGGGGGCGCCGTGGTGGTAGGACACGCCGACGGGCACGGTGCGCTGGGCGATGACGGGGGTCTGCACGGCGTAGGCGTGAGCCTCGTGGGTGGAGTAGGCGAAGTTGCCGCCCAGACGGTGGCTCTGGATGATGGCAGAGTCGTGGGAGGGGGCACGCACTGCCACGGGGCCTGGCACCACCAGGGAGGCGGCGGCGCAAGCGGCCAGGGCGGACAGGATCAGCATCTGCAGGAGAACGCACTGTCAGACACGAAGAAGAGGGGACATTCCCTTTTTTGGCTTTGGATTCGTCTATCGTCACCTGGATTTGGCTTTGGATTCCTGTTCCTTGAGTGCTTGAAGAACAAAAAACGGGAAGGTTTACTTACGGACTTCATGGCGGCGGTGTTGTTTGGCGGTGTACAGACGGTGTACAAAGACTTGTGGTGCCGAGAAGAGGACGGACGGCCTTTAAGTAGTCCCATCGCGGTGACGTCACTGTAGGGCGGGGCTGCCTCCCAGGGCGTGGTTGAAGCGAGAGCGAGGAGGCTGAACAGGACCTCGAGCGGCGGAGGAAGACGGAGTTGGGACGCTGGAAGGACTTGGACGCGGAAGGACTTTGGGGAGTTCATCGTTGTTGCATTTCTTTCCTATGACATGAAGGGAGCGGTGAAAATATGATcatgatatacatttatgtatatacctatatatatatatatatatatatatatatatatatatatatatgtatatgtatgtatatatacatatgtatatgtatatgtatatatatatatatatatatatatatatatatatatatatatatatatatatatatagtacacacatacaccacacacacacacacatatatatgtatatatatatatatatatatatatatatatatatatatatatata is a genomic window of Penaeus vannamei isolate JL-2024 chromosome 14, ASM4276789v1, whole genome shotgun sequence containing:
- the LOC113805424 gene encoding mediator of RNA polymerase II transcription subunit 12; the protein is MNTRVILLTALCHVLGRSTAAAAGQLNRVGSGGVVYAAAPQERGAYAVARAGGPYNYGYNTGDGIAKVEVRQPTGTVVGSYRYFDPNGKQVVRSYIADEKGFRVLGNDLPISPDTPASQVHGTPAFTGAVEGTSEFDVPPPLSPNTQYQTTHTVNVPQTQQPQSVQQQALQQQQSALLQEQQLQFQQQQEQLEEQRRQLRLQQEKLEALQRDLEQQQQSFRQQYEKQTQQHVLTQPEPQPQPSQQQFQYQTQNTLSGGYTSPYYYYPHQYDYDFPAGFAFAGLPVVKPPVGAKRVHPEEPFSAGHTASRVNIRPPVAPHRNYATHSNPITAGHTKDRRHHSSYVIGLAR
- the LOC113805412 gene encoding uncharacterized protein; the encoded protein is MNSPKSFRVQVLPASQLRLPPPLEVLFSLLALASTTPWEAAPPYSDVTAMGLLKGRPSSSRHHKSLYTVCTPPNNTAAMKSMLILSALAACAAASLVVPGPVAVRAPSHDSAIIQSHRLGGNFAYSTHEAHAYAVQTPVIAQRTVPVGVSYHHGAPIVKTSTDFITHKIPQVGYTFPQVAVQAAVPQVATYAAGLPLAGTYAGLPLAGAYGAVPYPYVVAAKPAEEAAEEA